TACTAACTTATTTAAAATGCGGACATGTTTTACTTTTCGATAAAAATTACGTGATTTTTGCATAACTATTTTGAAGCTTTTTTCCCTTCTTTTAGTTTCAGAATTTCATCAGCATAGGAAATTCCTTTTCCAGAATAAGCATTTGGTTTGCGCACCTGGCGGATTTGAGCAGCAAATTGCCCGACTTTTTGTTTATCAATCCCTTTAATTTGAATTGTTGTTGGATTCGGTATTAAAACATCAAGTTCTTCAGGCACTTTAATTTCAACAGGATGAGAATAGCCAACTAAAAGCTCAATTATGTTGGTTTTTAATGTTGCCTTATATCCAACACCTTTAATTTTTAACTCCTTTTGAAAACCTTTAGAAACCCCGACTAACATCGCAGATAAATGCGAATTTGTTGTGCCATGAAGTTGTTTTACTTGTTTTATATCCGAATTTCTTGTAGTTTTTAATGTTTGGTTCTCCGCAAAAATCGCAATTTGCGGAGAAAATTGTCTTTCTAAAATACCTAAAGGCCCCTTAATTTTTACATTTGAGCCGTTAATTTCGACAAAAACTTGCTGAGGAATTACTAATAAACGGTTACCAACACGTGACATTTAAATTTACCTTACCAAATATAGGCGATAATTTCACCACCTATATTTTCCTTTCTTGCTTGCGAATCTGTTAGTATTCCTTTTGAAGTTGAAAGAATTGCAATCCCAAAACCTGATTGGACAAAAGGAATTTTACTTGCTGGAGTATAAACTCGCAATGAAGGTTTTGAAATACGCTTAAGTCCAGAGATTGTTGAAAGATTTCCTTTATATTTAAGCTCGACAGTAATTGTTTTTTTTAGTTCTCCTTGAACTTGAAAGTCTTTAATATAACCAGCTTTTTTAATAATTTCGATTATTTTTTGTTTTGTTTTTGAATGCTGAAATGATACTTGTTTGTGTTTTCTGATTGTTGCATTCCGAATTCGGGTGAGCATATCAGCAATTGGATCTGTAATAAAAGCCATAATTTCTACCAACTCGCTTTCTTTATTCCTGGGATTCTTCCTTGATGTGCTAATGTTCGAAAACAAATCCGACAAATTCTAAATTTCCGCAACACTGAATGTGATCTTCCGCATAATTGACAACGAGTATAAGCACGAACTTTAAATTTTGGGACTCTGTTTGCTTTTACTTTTCACGACATTTTTGCCATAAATTTTATCCTTTTTAATTTAAAAATTGGTAGTTTTTTCGCTAAAATTTAAATTTTTTTAGCAAATGGAAAACCTAATAATTCTAGTAATTTTTGGGCTTGTTGATTATTTTTAGCAGTTGTTACGATTACAACATCAAGACCGCGAATCTTGGAAATTTTATCAAAAGTTATTTCCGGAAAAACGATTGCTTCTTTAAACCCAAGTGCAAAATTACCGTTATTATCGAAAGATTTTTGTGAAAGACCGCGAAAATCGCGAATCCGCGGAATTGCAATGTGTAAAACTTTTGCAAGAAAATTCCACATTTGCTGTCGCCTTAGAGTAACTTTGCCGCCCATCGGCATTCCTTGACGCAATTTTCAGGTTGCCAATGATTTTTTAGCAGTTGTTTTATACGGTTTTTGCCCAGTTATTTTTCTTAGATCATCAAGAACGGACTCGATTGCTTTGGCATTACTAACTTGGTCTCCTGCTGTCATATTCACAACAACTTTAGTAATTTTGGGTACTTGCGATACTGATTTGAAATTAAAATGTGCTTTTAACTCTTTAAAAACGGATTCTTTATAATGCTGTTCAAGTTTTGTCATCACTAAATTGCCTTTCCCGTTTTTTTGGCAATTCGAATTTTATTGCCATTTTCGAATTTAAAACCAACACGAGTCGGGATTGCTGGTTTATCTTTTGTAGCTTTTTTTGCAACTAGCGCCAATTTTGAAAATAAAATTGGGGCATCAAAATTAACAATTTCACCGGTTGTATTTTTATTTGAAGGTTTTTTATGTTTGGTTTTTGTATTAATACCTTTGACAATTGCAGATTTTTTAGAAGGGATTATTTCTAAAACGGAAGATACCTTGCCTTTATCATCTCCTGATAACACTAAAACTGTATCATTTTTACGGATTTTTGCCATAATTTATAATACCTCCTGAGCAAGTGATGCAATTTTTAAATACCCTTTTTCCCGAATTTCTCGGGCAATTGGCCCAAAAACCCTTGTTCCTCGGGGTGTTCCATCTTCTTTTATAATCACAACCGCATTATCATCGAATTTAATATGCCCCCCATTTTTCCGCCGTAATCCGTAAGTTGTTCTAACAATTAGCGCTTTAACTACTTGACCTTCTTTTAAAATTCCGTTAGGGATTGCCTTTTTTACAGAAACTACAACAATATCGCCAATATTTGAAGTTTTTTTTACCGAACCACCTAAATTTCGAATTACCCCAACAATTTTTGCTCCAGAATTATCAGCGACATTAAGACGCGAAAGTTCTTGAACCATTTTAGATTTCTCCTTTTTTTTGCAAAACTTCAACTAATCGAAAATGTTTGGTTTTTGAAATTGGACGACATTCGGTTATTTTCACAAAATCACCAACTTTAGCAAGTCCGTTTTTATCATAGGTTGCAAATTTCTTTGTTTTGCGGAACCTTTTAGCATAAATTTTGTGTTTATAAGCTGTTTCTACTGCGACCATAATGGTTTTGTCGCCCACGCGTATAACCTTGCCTTGTAAACTTTTACGGAGATTACGAGTTTGCGATTTTTTTAATAAATTTACATTATTCATTCTGAGCACTCATTTCTACGGGTTTTGCTATTTTGTTTTGGATTTTTGGAGCTAAAAGTGGTTTTATATGTGATCTAAAATGGGATTTTAATGATTTTGGTTTATGCGAAAGGATAAATTTTTTAGCTTTTTTTTGTTTTTTTGTTAATTTTTTTGGTTTGGGATTTTCTTGAAGATTTTTTTGGGAGATTATCGTTAAAATACGGGCGATTATTTTCCGAATTTGCGCAATTTTATGACTTTGTTCTAAATTTGAACTCTGATTTTTAAAACGTAAAGTAAACAATTCTGAACGATATTCAAGAAGCAATGAATTTAATTCGCTTGATGATTTTTTTAAAAGTTCTTTAAATTCCATGATTTTCCTAAACTGTTGTTACTATTTTTCATTTAAGCGGTAATTTATGCCCCCCCAGTCGCAGGGCATCGCGGGCAATTTCGTCTTTTACCCCTTTAACCTCAAATAACATCGTATTTCGTTTTACAACCGCAACTCAACGGTCAATCGAACCTTTTCCCGAACCCATTCTAACACCTATCGGTTTTGAAGTTAGTGACAAATGCGGAAAAATTCTAATAATAACTTGACCTTCCCGTCCCATTCTTCTGGTAATTGCAACCCTTGCAGCTTCAATTTGGGCAGCTGATACTCAAGCAGAACCTACCGCCTGAAGCCCATATTCGCCAAAAGAAACGAAATTACCTGAATGAGCATCACGTTTATCGTGATAAAGACGGAATGTTTTGCGGTGCTTTGTTTTCTTTGGTTGCAACATTTTTATCTCCTTTTATCACCTTTAGCAATAGTTTCAATATCAATTTTCTGTCTTAGTTCGCCAAGCGAGACTCAAACTTTAACCCCGAGAATTCCGTAGGTTGTTTTAGCAATCGCAGTAGCATATTCTACATTTTGTCGTAAAGTGTGTAATTTCATCTCGCCTTCGGCATAACCTTCAGAGCGAGCCATTTCAACTCCGTTAAGTCGTCCAGATACAAGCGTTTTTACGCCTTTTGCTCCGGCTTTTAGCGCAGTTCTAATTGCAAATTTTTGCGCAATTCGGTAAGATTTTCTTTGTTCTAGTTTTTCCGCGATTGCTTCTGCCATCAATTTTGCATTCAATTCTGGATTTTGAATTTCAAGAGCATCAACATTTAAAATTATTTTCTTGTTTTTTAATGTTCTTTTTAATTTTTCAATAATTTTTTTGAGATTTTCGCCAGAAGCACCAAGAAATGAACCTAATTTTGCTGTATAAACTAAAACGGTAATTGCATTATTCCGATCACGTCGAATCACAGTGTTCCCAATTTGATATTCCCGAGTTAATTTTTCAAAAAAGCGATGAATCTTGACATCTTCTAATAAATTTGCCGCAAATTTATTCTTATTTGCATACCAAATTGCATTATGTGATTTTGTAATTCCGTAGCGAAAGCCATTTGGATTGACCTTTTGCCCCATTATTTTCCTCCTTTTTCGGGTTCAAAACTCGTCTTTGTGGCATCATTTTCAGTAATAAGATCCGTTAAATCAGTTTTTTTGTTGGTCATATGGTCTTGTTTTTTTTCACTTTCTTGTACTTTTATAATGTTTTTGTTCTCATATAGGCG
The sequence above is a segment of the Mesomycoplasma flocculare ATCC 27399 genome. Coding sequences within it:
- the rpsC gene encoding 30S ribosomal protein S3, with product MGQKVNPNGFRYGITKSHNAIWYANKNKFAANLLEDVKIHRFFEKLTREYQIGNTVIRRDRNNAITVLVYTAKLGSFLGASGENLKKIIEKLKRTLKNKKIILNVDALEIQNPELNAKLMAEAIAEKLEQRKSYRIAQKFAIRTALKAGAKGVKTLVSGRLNGVEMARSEGYAEGEMKLHTLRQNVEYATAIAKTTYGILGVKVWVSLGELRQKIDIETIAKGDKRR
- the rplN gene encoding 50S ribosomal protein L14 — protein: MVQELSRLNVADNSGAKIVGVIRNLGGSVKKTSNIGDIVVVSVKKAIPNGILKEGQVVKALIVRTTYGLRRKNGGHIKFDDNAVVIIKEDGTPRGTRVFGPIAREIREKGYLKIASLAQEVL
- the rplE gene encoding 50S ribosomal protein L5 translates to MTKLEQHYKESVFKELKAHFNFKSVSQVPKITKVVVNMTAGDQVSNAKAIESVLDDLRKITGQKPYKTTAKKSLATWKLRQGMPMGGKVTLRRQQMWNFLAKVLHIAIPRIRDFRGLSQKSFDNNGNFALGFKEAIVFPEITFDKISKIRGLDVVIVTTAKNNQQAQKLLELLGFPFAKKI
- the rpmC gene encoding 50S ribosomal protein L29; translation: MEFKELLKKSSSELNSLLLEYRSELFTLRFKNQSSNLEQSHKIAQIRKIIARILTIISQKNLQENPKPKKLTKKQKKAKKFILSHKPKSLKSHFRSHIKPLLAPKIQNKIAKPVEMSAQNE
- the rplX gene encoding 50S ribosomal protein L24 — its product is MAKIRKNDTVLVLSGDDKGKVSSVLEIIPSKKSAIVKGINTKTKHKKPSNKNTTGEIVNFDAPILFSKLALVAKKATKDKPAIPTRVGFKFENGNKIRIAKKTGKAI
- the rplP gene encoding 50S ribosomal protein L16, with amino-acid sequence MLQPKKTKHRKTFRLYHDKRDAHSGNFVSFGEYGLQAVGSAWVSAAQIEAARVAITRRMGREGQVIIRIFPHLSLTSKPIGVRMGSGKGSIDRWVAVVKRNTMLFEVKGVKDEIARDALRLGGHKLPLKWKIVTTV
- the rplF gene encoding 50S ribosomal protein L6, whose translation is MSRVGNRLLVIPQQVFVEINGSNVKIKGPLGILERQFSPQIAIFAENQTLKTTRNSDIKQVKQLHGTTNSHLSAMLVGVSKGFQKELKIKGVGYKATLKTNIIELLVGYSHPVEIKVPEELDVLIPNPTTIQIKGIDKQKVGQFAAQIRQVRKPNAYSGKGISYADEILKLKEGKKASK
- the rpsQ gene encoding 30S ribosomal protein S17 translates to MNNVNLLKKSQTRNLRKSLQGKVIRVGDKTIMVAVETAYKHKIYAKRFRKTKKFATYDKNGLAKVGDFVKITECRPISKTKHFRLVEVLQKKGEI
- the rpsH gene encoding 30S ribosomal protein S8 translates to MAFITDPIADMLTRIRNATIRKHKQVSFQHSKTKQKIIEIIKKAGYIKDFQVQGELKKTITVELKYKGNLSTISGLKRISKPSLRVYTPASKIPFVQSGFGIAILSTSKGILTDSQARKENIGGEIIAYIW
- a CDS encoding type Z 30S ribosomal protein S14 — protein: MAKMSWKVKANRVPKFKVRAYTRCQLCGRSHSVLRKFRICRICFRTLAHQGRIPGIKKASW